In the Schaalia hyovaginalis genome, CTGGAACGACAGGGCTTGTCGATCACGAGCGTCAGCTCGGCCGAGGTACCAGCCGCGCCCTCGTCGCTCGACGTGGGCGCGCTGGCCCGCGACCTCGGTCAGGCCATCATCCAGACACTTCTCAACTCCTCGAAGGACGAGAGGCTGACGATTTTCATTTCCCACGCAAGAGCGGACATCCCCCGCACGGAATCCGGAGCCCCATCCTCGAGCGGCGTCCTGGAGCTCACGAAGACGGTCATCCAGAAGACGCACCTCGCGGACTTCGTCGACGCCCAGGATATTCAGCCAGGAGATGATTGGGACGCAAAGATCCGTCAGAAAGCCGGGAGCGGGGCGCTGCTCATGGTCCGGACCGACCACTACTCGATCAGGGAATGGACGCAATGGGAGGTTCTCAGCGCGAAGCGAGCACAGGTTCCGATCGTCTGTCTGAGCGCACTCGAGAACGGAGAAGAACGCGGCTCATTCCTTCTCGACCACGTTCCGACGATTCCTTTCGTTTCAAGGAAGGAGAGGCGGAAGGACCCTCTGAGGACTCGATCACCCGCGCATTGAACCGCCTGGTCGATGAGGCGCTGAAACATCAACTGTGGAAGCACCAAGCGCTCCCGCGCGAGGTCGCCGACCGTCATTCCAGGGCTCTCGATGCCGAGGACGAACAGCGCTCTCATGATGCGACAGCCACTACGGGCGGCTTCAATGACGATTTCTTTGACGCTGCACCACCGGCCCC is a window encoding:
- a CDS encoding toll/interleukin-1 receptor domain-containing protein; translation: MESLANTVFGREADLRVHSTILDIIILWHPDDEIGGAVCNALMDHYHSDRFSGFAGSAIEVFGHSLPFPGEREQPAPIITRQGTVGSDAGSLFEDPAPYTVILPVIGENLIRETGEEDSNWSTYLDSLLELRTTVDKEADPSVLILPLFPEQSLDYSNNPRIGRLLERQGLSITSVSSAEVPAAPSSLDVGALARDLGQAIIQTLLNSSKDERLTIFISHARADIPRTESGAPSSSGVLELTKTVIQKTHLADFVDAQDIQPGDDWDAKIRQKAGSGALLMVRTDHYSIREWTQWEVLSAKRAQVPIVCLSALENGEERGSFLLDHVPTIPFVSRKERRKDPLRTRSPAH